From a region of the Parus major isolate Abel chromosome 6, Parus_major1.1, whole genome shotgun sequence genome:
- the NUDT13 gene encoding nucleoside diphosphate-linked moiety X motif 13 isoform X3, which produces MAAAYQALHRRVSSLLCRLHSTYVRKMRYLNQLKEDDSLCRQAQTSGTFYLFHNLSPFLQKAGKKYLVPQLSAAEMKGILEKFQEAEQWIEKSVLIGCSDEHRPRFALDLGALDKSVIESELQGSFTDLRKALFVVDREDSPLLASAHSLLQWHESHQYCSKTGQPTQKNPAGSKRVCHASGVTYYPQSELLLLLWWGSCQMSPVVIALVSDGSRCLLARQPSFPPGMFTALSGFCDVGENVEEAVRREVAEEVGLEVESLRYSASQHWPFPGSSLMIACHALVGAQRAELQLQPRNLGAVRDSFPWHGPTQLIPSLEAQQAPTPAPAGCFYPISRG; this is translated from the exons ATGGCTGCAGCATATCAAGCACTGCACAGGAGAgtttcctccctcctctgcaggtTGCACTCCACCTATGTGAGAAAAATGAG ATACTTAAATCAGCTAAAGGAAGATGACAGCCTTTGTAGACAAGCTCAGACCTCAGGAACTTTCTACCTCTTTCACAACCTCTCCCCCTTCCTGCAGAAAGCTGGGAAGAAATATTTGGTACcacagctcagtgcagcag AGATGAAAGGGATTCTGGAGAAGTTCCAAGAGGCTGAGCAGTGGATAGAGAAGTCGGTGCTGATCGGCTGTTCGGACGAGCACAGACCGCGCTTTGCGCTGGATTTAG GAGCCTTGGATAAATCAGTCATTGAGTCAGAACTGCAGGGATCATTTACTGACCTACGAAAAGCTCTCTTTGTAGTGGACAGGGAGGATTCTCCTTTGCTGGCTTCG GCCCACTCCCTTCTGCAGTGGCACGAGTCCCACCAGTACTGCAGCAAAACGGGGCAGCCCACTCAGAAGAACCCAGCTGGCAGCAAACGCGTCTGCCACGCCAGCGGAGTCACTTACTACCCACAG TCTGAGCTGCTTCTCTTGCTTTGGTGGGGCTCGTGCCAGATGTCTCCAGTGGTCATCGCCCTGGTGTCCGACGGGAGCCGGTGCCTCCTCGCGCGACAGCCCTCGTTTCCCCCGGGGATGTTCACGGCTCTGTCAGGCTTCTGTGACGTGG GTGAAAACGTGGAGGAGGCAGTGCGGCGAGAGGTGGCCGAAGAGGTGGGGCTGGAGGTGGAGTCGCTCCGCTACTCGGCTTCCCAGCACTGGCCCTTCCCCGGCAGCTCCTTAATGATAGCCTGCCACGCCCTGGTGGGAGCCCAGCGGGCTGAG ctccagctccagcccagaaACCTGGGAGCTGTTAGGGATTCTTTCCCATGGCATGGCCCCACACAGCTGattcccagcctggaagcaCAGCAGGCACCGACTCCTGCACCTGCCGGTTGTTTCTACCCCATTTCCAGAGGCTGA
- the NUDT13 gene encoding nucleoside diphosphate-linked moiety X motif 13 isoform X5 codes for MAAAYQALHRRVSSLLCRLHSTYVRKMRYLNQLKEDDSLCRQAQTSGTFYLFHNLSPFLQKAGKKYLVPQLSAAEMKGILEKFQEAEQWIEKSVLIGCSDEHRPRFALDLGALDKSVIESELQGSFTDLRKALFVVDREDSPLLASAHSLLQWHESHQYCSKTGQPTQKNPAGSKRVCHASGVTYYPQSELLLLLWWGSCQMSPVVIALVSDGSRCLLARQPSFPPGMFTALSGFCDVDQCGHPGTGGSPLVWPGGNCGGSQERAQIFKAGGW; via the exons ATGGCTGCAGCATATCAAGCACTGCACAGGAGAgtttcctccctcctctgcaggtTGCACTCCACCTATGTGAGAAAAATGAG ATACTTAAATCAGCTAAAGGAAGATGACAGCCTTTGTAGACAAGCTCAGACCTCAGGAACTTTCTACCTCTTTCACAACCTCTCCCCCTTCCTGCAGAAAGCTGGGAAGAAATATTTGGTACcacagctcagtgcagcag AGATGAAAGGGATTCTGGAGAAGTTCCAAGAGGCTGAGCAGTGGATAGAGAAGTCGGTGCTGATCGGCTGTTCGGACGAGCACAGACCGCGCTTTGCGCTGGATTTAG GAGCCTTGGATAAATCAGTCATTGAGTCAGAACTGCAGGGATCATTTACTGACCTACGAAAAGCTCTCTTTGTAGTGGACAGGGAGGATTCTCCTTTGCTGGCTTCG GCCCACTCCCTTCTGCAGTGGCACGAGTCCCACCAGTACTGCAGCAAAACGGGGCAGCCCACTCAGAAGAACCCAGCTGGCAGCAAACGCGTCTGCCACGCCAGCGGAGTCACTTACTACCCACAG TCTGAGCTGCTTCTCTTGCTTTGGTGGGGCTCGTGCCAGATGTCTCCAGTGGTCATCGCCCTGGTGTCCGACGGGAGCCGGTGCCTCCTCGCGCGACAGCCCTCGTTTCCCCCGGGGATGTTCACGGCTCTGTCAGGCTTCTGTGACGTGG ATCAGTGTGGACACCCTGGAACTGGAGGAAGCCCGTTGGTTTGGCCTGGAGGAAATTGTGGAGGGTCTCAAGAGAGAGCCCAGATCTTCAAAGCAGGAGGATGGTAG
- the NUDT13 gene encoding nucleoside diphosphate-linked moiety X motif 13 isoform X1, translating to MAAAYQALHRRVSSLLCRLHSTYVRKMRYLNQLKEDDSLCRQAQTSGTFYLFHNLSPFLQKAGKKYLVPQLSAAEMKGILEKFQEAEQWIEKSVLIGCSDEHRPRFALDLGALDKSVIESELQGSFTDLRKALFVVDREDSPLLASAHSLLQWHESHQYCSKTGQPTQKNPAGSKRVCHASGVTYYPQSELLLLLWWGSCQMSPVVIALVSDGSRCLLARQPSFPPGMFTALSGFCDVGENVEEAVRREVAEEVGLEVESLRYSASQHWPFPGSSLMIACHALVGAQRAEISVDTLELEEARWFGLEEIVEGLKREPRSSKQEDGSCLPWFPPKQAIAHQLIREWVQQQTAQTA from the exons ATGGCTGCAGCATATCAAGCACTGCACAGGAGAgtttcctccctcctctgcaggtTGCACTCCACCTATGTGAGAAAAATGAG ATACTTAAATCAGCTAAAGGAAGATGACAGCCTTTGTAGACAAGCTCAGACCTCAGGAACTTTCTACCTCTTTCACAACCTCTCCCCCTTCCTGCAGAAAGCTGGGAAGAAATATTTGGTACcacagctcagtgcagcag AGATGAAAGGGATTCTGGAGAAGTTCCAAGAGGCTGAGCAGTGGATAGAGAAGTCGGTGCTGATCGGCTGTTCGGACGAGCACAGACCGCGCTTTGCGCTGGATTTAG GAGCCTTGGATAAATCAGTCATTGAGTCAGAACTGCAGGGATCATTTACTGACCTACGAAAAGCTCTCTTTGTAGTGGACAGGGAGGATTCTCCTTTGCTGGCTTCG GCCCACTCCCTTCTGCAGTGGCACGAGTCCCACCAGTACTGCAGCAAAACGGGGCAGCCCACTCAGAAGAACCCAGCTGGCAGCAAACGCGTCTGCCACGCCAGCGGAGTCACTTACTACCCACAG TCTGAGCTGCTTCTCTTGCTTTGGTGGGGCTCGTGCCAGATGTCTCCAGTGGTCATCGCCCTGGTGTCCGACGGGAGCCGGTGCCTCCTCGCGCGACAGCCCTCGTTTCCCCCGGGGATGTTCACGGCTCTGTCAGGCTTCTGTGACGTGG GTGAAAACGTGGAGGAGGCAGTGCGGCGAGAGGTGGCCGAAGAGGTGGGGCTGGAGGTGGAGTCGCTCCGCTACTCGGCTTCCCAGCACTGGCCCTTCCCCGGCAGCTCCTTAATGATAGCCTGCCACGCCCTGGTGGGAGCCCAGCGGGCTGAG ATCAGTGTGGACACCCTGGAACTGGAGGAAGCCCGTTGGTTTGGCCTGGAGGAAATTGTGGAGGGTCTCAAGAGAGAGCCCAGATCTTCAAAGCAGGAGGATGGTAGTTGTTTACCCTGGTTCCCTCCCAAACAGGCCATTGCTCACCAGCTGATCCGGGAGTGGGTTCAGCAGCAGACTGCCCAGACAGCTTAG
- the NUDT13 gene encoding nucleoside diphosphate-linked moiety X motif 13 isoform X2, which produces MAAAYQALHRRVSSLLCRLHSTYVRKMRYLNQLKEDDSLCRQAQTSGTFYLFHNLSPFLQKAGKKYLVPQLSAAEMKGILEKFQEAEQWIEKSVLIGCSDEHRPRFALDLGALDKSVIESELQGSFTDLRKALFVVDREDSPLLASAHSLLQWHESHQYCSKTGQPTQKNPAGSKRVCHASGVTYYPQMSPVVIALVSDGSRCLLARQPSFPPGMFTALSGFCDVGENVEEAVRREVAEEVGLEVESLRYSASQHWPFPGSSLMIACHALVGAQRAEISVDTLELEEARWFGLEEIVEGLKREPRSSKQEDGSCLPWFPPKQAIAHQLIREWVQQQTAQTA; this is translated from the exons ATGGCTGCAGCATATCAAGCACTGCACAGGAGAgtttcctccctcctctgcaggtTGCACTCCACCTATGTGAGAAAAATGAG ATACTTAAATCAGCTAAAGGAAGATGACAGCCTTTGTAGACAAGCTCAGACCTCAGGAACTTTCTACCTCTTTCACAACCTCTCCCCCTTCCTGCAGAAAGCTGGGAAGAAATATTTGGTACcacagctcagtgcagcag AGATGAAAGGGATTCTGGAGAAGTTCCAAGAGGCTGAGCAGTGGATAGAGAAGTCGGTGCTGATCGGCTGTTCGGACGAGCACAGACCGCGCTTTGCGCTGGATTTAG GAGCCTTGGATAAATCAGTCATTGAGTCAGAACTGCAGGGATCATTTACTGACCTACGAAAAGCTCTCTTTGTAGTGGACAGGGAGGATTCTCCTTTGCTGGCTTCG GCCCACTCCCTTCTGCAGTGGCACGAGTCCCACCAGTACTGCAGCAAAACGGGGCAGCCCACTCAGAAGAACCCAGCTGGCAGCAAACGCGTCTGCCACGCCAGCGGAGTCACTTACTACCCACAG ATGTCTCCAGTGGTCATCGCCCTGGTGTCCGACGGGAGCCGGTGCCTCCTCGCGCGACAGCCCTCGTTTCCCCCGGGGATGTTCACGGCTCTGTCAGGCTTCTGTGACGTGG GTGAAAACGTGGAGGAGGCAGTGCGGCGAGAGGTGGCCGAAGAGGTGGGGCTGGAGGTGGAGTCGCTCCGCTACTCGGCTTCCCAGCACTGGCCCTTCCCCGGCAGCTCCTTAATGATAGCCTGCCACGCCCTGGTGGGAGCCCAGCGGGCTGAG ATCAGTGTGGACACCCTGGAACTGGAGGAAGCCCGTTGGTTTGGCCTGGAGGAAATTGTGGAGGGTCTCAAGAGAGAGCCCAGATCTTCAAAGCAGGAGGATGGTAGTTGTTTACCCTGGTTCCCTCCCAAACAGGCCATTGCTCACCAGCTGATCCGGGAGTGGGTTCAGCAGCAGACTGCCCAGACAGCTTAG
- the NUDT13 gene encoding nucleoside diphosphate-linked moiety X motif 13 isoform X4: MKGILEKFQEAEQWIEKSVLIGCSDEHRPRFALDLGALDKSVIESELQGSFTDLRKALFVVDREDSPLLASAHSLLQWHESHQYCSKTGQPTQKNPAGSKRVCHASGVTYYPQSELLLLLWWGSCQMSPVVIALVSDGSRCLLARQPSFPPGMFTALSGFCDVGENVEEAVRREVAEEVGLEVESLRYSASQHWPFPGSSLMIACHALVGAQRAEISVDTLELEEARWFGLEEIVEGLKREPRSSKQEDGSCLPWFPPKQAIAHQLIREWVQQQTAQTA; encoded by the exons ATGAAAGGGATTCTGGAGAAGTTCCAAGAGGCTGAGCAGTGGATAGAGAAGTCGGTGCTGATCGGCTGTTCGGACGAGCACAGACCGCGCTTTGCGCTGGATTTAG GAGCCTTGGATAAATCAGTCATTGAGTCAGAACTGCAGGGATCATTTACTGACCTACGAAAAGCTCTCTTTGTAGTGGACAGGGAGGATTCTCCTTTGCTGGCTTCG GCCCACTCCCTTCTGCAGTGGCACGAGTCCCACCAGTACTGCAGCAAAACGGGGCAGCCCACTCAGAAGAACCCAGCTGGCAGCAAACGCGTCTGCCACGCCAGCGGAGTCACTTACTACCCACAG TCTGAGCTGCTTCTCTTGCTTTGGTGGGGCTCGTGCCAGATGTCTCCAGTGGTCATCGCCCTGGTGTCCGACGGGAGCCGGTGCCTCCTCGCGCGACAGCCCTCGTTTCCCCCGGGGATGTTCACGGCTCTGTCAGGCTTCTGTGACGTGG GTGAAAACGTGGAGGAGGCAGTGCGGCGAGAGGTGGCCGAAGAGGTGGGGCTGGAGGTGGAGTCGCTCCGCTACTCGGCTTCCCAGCACTGGCCCTTCCCCGGCAGCTCCTTAATGATAGCCTGCCACGCCCTGGTGGGAGCCCAGCGGGCTGAG ATCAGTGTGGACACCCTGGAACTGGAGGAAGCCCGTTGGTTTGGCCTGGAGGAAATTGTGGAGGGTCTCAAGAGAGAGCCCAGATCTTCAAAGCAGGAGGATGGTAGTTGTTTACCCTGGTTCCCTCCCAAACAGGCCATTGCTCACCAGCTGATCCGGGAGTGGGTTCAGCAGCAGACTGCCCAGACAGCTTAG
- the ECD gene encoding protein ecdysoneless homolog, whose protein sequence is MEALRRPALPEDAVRYRLFAAAAAAGPGGEALLRRCAELALVRFAPLLAAYVWQRQPFRLHYVPRRGETPAHIGGTTLFGDNVEDEWFIVYLVREITREFPGLAARIDDNDGEFLLIEAADFLPKWLNPENSENRVFFYKGELHIIPLSETSEQDWDLPAPCPTIPQALALLSTRSEEFLAAEPIRAALYKRIEGYPEKIQASLHRAHCFLPAGIVAVLRQRPSLVAAAVQAFYLRDPGDLRACRRPFRTFPADQRVMTLVTFTRCLYAQLVQQKFVPDRRSGYTLPTPSHPQYRAYELGMKLAHGFEILCSKSSKVAPDAKRNVLSGPLWERFLRSLKEKDYFKGEMEGSAKYLELLHMAEDHFQQSVALPESSAEVSPGDEILTLLQTTSIDLKEFEREAACLPAEDDDSWLDITPDALDQMLKEARNESLPSTNEEEEKYDLETVAESMKAFVSKVSTHEGAEMPWASDESHVTFDVDSFTKALDRILGADSEELDSDDLDEEEEFDFSDGDDEDLDAGNQRQEQKVSPEELLGSLRSYMNEMDRELAQTNVGKSFTKKRGASSAEAATSESAGPGSGAEDAELAPVDVDMNLVANLLESYSAQAGLAGPTSNILQSMGVNLPENTDLAGSSSRAEQ, encoded by the exons ATGGAGGCGCTGCGGCGGCCGGCGCTGCCCGAGGACGCGGTGCGCTACCGCCTGTtcgcggcggcggcggcggcgggcccGGGCGGAGAGGCGCTGCTGCGGCGCTGCGCTGAGCTGGCCCTGGTGCGCTTCGCCCCGCTTCTGGCCGCCTACGTGTGGCAGCGGCAGCCGTTCCGCCTGCACTACGTGCCGCGCCGCG GCGAGACCCCGGCGCACATCGGCGGCACCACCCTGTTCGGGGATAACGTGGAGGATGAGTGGTTTATTGTGTACCTGGTCCGGGAGATCACCAGGGAGTTCCCGGGGCTGGCAGCCAG GATTGATGACAACGATGGAGAGTTTCTCTTGATAGAAGCAGCTGATTTTCTCCCCAAATGGCTGAATCCTGAGAACAGTGAAAACAGG GTGTTCTTTTACAAAGGAGAGCTGCACATCATTCCACTGTCAGAGACTTCGGAGCAGGACTGggacctccctgctccctgccccaccATCCCACAGGCGTTGGCACTGTTATCCACCCGCTCTGAGGAgttcctggctgcagagcccaTCAGAGCTGCGCTGTATAAACGCATCGAGGG GTATCCCGAGAAGATCCAGGCCTCTCTGCACCGAGCCCACTGCTTCCTCCCGGCCGGAATCGTGGCCGTGCTGAGGCAGCGCCCGTCCCTGGTGGCTGCTGCCGTCCAGGCCTTCTACCTGCGGGATCCGGGCGATTTACGGGCCTGCCGGCGCCCTTTCAGAACCTTCCCTGCCGACCAGCGAGTGATGACCCTG GTGACTTTCACTCGGTGTTTGTACGCACAGCTGGTGCAGCAGAAGTTTGTTCCAGACAGACGCAGTGGGTACACCCTGCCCACCCCATCTCATCCTCAGTACAGAGCCTACGAGCTGGGCATGAAACTG GCTCATGGCTTTGAAATTTTGTGCTCCAAGAGCAGTAAAGTAGCTCCTGATGCCAAGAGAAATGTGTTAAGTGGTCCTCTGTGGGAGAGGTTCCTCAGGAGCTTGAaggaaaaagattatttcaag GGAGAAATGGAAGGATCTGCGAAGTACCTGGAGCTGTTGCATATGGCAGAAGATCACTTCCAGCAATCTGTTGCCCTGCCAGAAAG ctCTGCTGAAGTGAGCCCAGGTGATGAAATCCTGACACTGCTACAGACAACATCCATTGATTTGAAGGAATTTGAGAGAGAAGCAGCTTGTCTTCCTGCAGAGGATG ATGACAGCTGGCTGGATATTACACCAGATGCTCTGGATCAGATGCTGAAGGAGGCAAGAAATGAGTCCCTTCCTTCCAcaaatgaggaagaggaaaaatatgaCTTGGAAACAGTTGCTGAGAGCATGAAGGCTTTTGTGTCCAAAGTGTCCACGCATGAAGGAGCAGAAATGCCATG ggCATCTGATGAATCCCATGTTACCTTTGACGTGGATTCTTTTACAAAAGCACTGGACAGAATTTTAG GGGCAGACTCGGAGGAGCTGGATTCTGATGATCTGGATGAAGAGGAGGAGTTTGATTTCTCAGATGGGGATGATGAAGACCTGGATGCTGGAAaccaaaggcaggagcagaaggtGTCTCCTGAGGAGCTCCTGGGCAGTCTCAGGTCGTACATGAATGAGATGGACCGTGAGCTGGCACAGACCAACGTTGGGAAAAGTTTCACCAAAAAGAGAGGG GCAAGTTCTGCTGAAGCAGCCACATCTGAGAGTGCTGGCCCTGGTTCTGgagctgaggatgctgagctGGCACCCGTGGATGTGGACATGAACCTGGTGGCAAACCTGCTTGAGTCCTAcagtgcccaggctgggctggcaggaccCACCTCGAACATTTTACAGAGCATGGGGGTGAATTTACCTGAGAACACAGATCTCGCTGGCTCGAGCAGCCGAGCAGAGCAGTGA